In a single window of the Bradyrhizobium sp. ORS 285 genome:
- a CDS encoding ABC transporter ATP-binding protein, translated as MDAMTQPLLSVSDLSVAFHQGGRASTAVDHVSFDIKRGECVALVGESGSGKSVSALSVLKLLPYPVASHPSGSIRFKGRDLLPLSEGEMREIRGSDISIIFQEPMTSLNPLHTIERQISEILQLHQPISNSAARKRVLELLTQVGIPEPETRLGSYPHQLSGGQRQRVMIAMALANEPDLLIADEPTTALDVTVQAQILALLADIRARLGMSLLFITHDLGIVRRIADRVCVMNGGKIVEQGPVEQVFTAPSHPYTKALLAAEPKPDPAPPRPDQPVVMQAKDLKVWFPIKRGLFRSTVGHIKAVDGVSVAVRKGETLGVVGESGSGKTTLGLALLRLISSDGPIVFLGKEIQGLSFKDVRPFRRDMQIVFQDPFGALSPRMSVGDIIAEGLMVHQPDLSEDGREAKVVKALKDVGLDPATRFRYPHEFSGGQRQRISVARAVVLEPSFVVLDEPTSALDMLFQSQMVELLRELQRKRELTYMFISHDLRVVAALASHLIVMRHGKVVEEGPAAQLFKAPKTDYTRALFAAAFRNETAGNGTAAT; from the coding sequence ATGGATGCGATGACCCAGCCGCTTCTTTCGGTCAGCGATCTCTCGGTGGCCTTCCATCAGGGTGGCCGCGCGTCGACCGCGGTCGACCACGTCTCCTTCGACATCAAGCGCGGCGAATGTGTTGCCCTCGTCGGCGAGTCCGGCTCCGGCAAATCCGTCAGCGCGCTCTCGGTGCTGAAGCTGTTGCCCTATCCGGTGGCCTCGCATCCCTCGGGCAGCATCCGCTTCAAGGGCCGCGATCTCCTGCCCCTGTCCGAAGGCGAGATGCGCGAGATCCGCGGCAGCGACATCTCGATCATCTTCCAGGAGCCGATGACCTCGCTCAATCCGCTGCACACGATAGAGCGGCAGATCAGCGAAATCCTGCAACTGCACCAGCCGATCTCGAACAGCGCTGCGCGCAAGCGCGTGCTCGAGCTGCTGACGCAGGTCGGCATTCCCGAGCCGGAGACGCGGCTCGGCAGCTATCCGCATCAGCTCTCGGGCGGCCAGCGCCAGCGCGTGATGATCGCGATGGCGCTCGCCAACGAGCCGGATTTGCTGATCGCCGACGAGCCGACCACCGCGCTCGACGTCACCGTGCAGGCGCAGATCCTGGCGCTGCTCGCCGACATCCGCGCGCGGCTCGGCATGAGCCTGCTGTTCATCACCCATGATCTCGGCATCGTCCGCCGCATCGCCGATCGCGTCTGCGTCATGAACGGCGGCAAGATCGTCGAGCAAGGGCCGGTGGAGCAGGTCTTCACCGCACCGTCGCATCCCTACACCAAGGCGTTGCTCGCCGCCGAGCCGAAGCCGGACCCGGCGCCGCCGCGGCCCGATCAGCCTGTGGTGATGCAGGCGAAGGACCTGAAGGTCTGGTTTCCGATCAAGCGCGGCCTGTTCCGCTCCACCGTCGGCCACATCAAGGCCGTCGACGGCGTCAGCGTCGCCGTGCGCAAGGGCGAGACGCTCGGCGTGGTCGGCGAATCCGGCTCCGGCAAGACGACGCTCGGCCTAGCGCTGCTGCGCCTGATCTCCTCGGACGGACCGATCGTGTTTCTCGGCAAGGAGATCCAGGGGCTGAGCTTCAAGGACGTCCGCCCGTTCCGCCGGGACATGCAGATCGTCTTCCAGGACCCATTCGGCGCGCTCAGCCCGCGCATGTCGGTCGGCGACATCATCGCCGAGGGCCTGATGGTGCATCAGCCGGATTTGTCCGAGGACGGGCGCGAGGCCAAGGTCGTGAAGGCTCTGAAAGACGTCGGCCTCGATCCCGCGACCCGCTTCCGCTACCCGCACGAATTCTCCGGCGGCCAGCGCCAGCGCATCTCGGTCGCCCGCGCCGTCGTGCTGGAGCCGTCCTTCGTCGTGCTGGACGAGCCGACCTCGGCGCTCGACATGCTGTTCCAGTCGCAGATGGTCGAGCTGCTGCGCGAGCTACAGCGCAAGCGCGAGCTGACCTACATGTTCATCTCCCACGACCTCCGCGTCGTGGCGGCGCTGGCGAGCCATCTGATCGTGATGCGTCACGGCAAGGTGGTCGAGGAGGGGCCGGCGGCGCAATTGTTCAAGGCGCCGAAGACGGACTACACGCGGGCGCTGTTCGCCGCGGCGTTCCGGAACGAGACGGCTGGGAATGGAACAGCCGCGACCTGA
- a CDS encoding helix-turn-helix transcriptional regulator, which yields MSSRGARIKLALEARAVRKQHALASALGVHESAITRWKEDGAMSLDNAVALCRELDLSADWLLLGIGHMDQHRERDEIEPVYTELFDILSPGAAAALMKFIKLIA from the coding sequence ATGAGCTCACGAGGCGCTAGAATAAAGCTGGCTCTGGAGGCGCGGGCGGTCCGTAAGCAACATGCGTTAGCAAGCGCGCTGGGGGTTCACGAGAGCGCCATTACACGATGGAAAGAGGATGGCGCCATGTCTCTGGACAATGCAGTCGCCCTATGCCGGGAGCTGGATCTGTCGGCCGATTGGTTGTTGCTTGGAATTGGTCATATGGATCAGCACAGAGAGCGCGACGAAATAGAACCTGTCTATACAGAGCTGTTCGATATCCTCTCTCCGGGCGCCGCCGCAGCCCTCATGAAATTCATCAAGCTAATCGCGTGA